In Chitinophaga nivalis, a single genomic region encodes these proteins:
- a CDS encoding IPT/TIG domain-containing protein: MKRILQYPVWGLLFLLLLAATTGCRKKQDSDDTLVAKVLRYYPNSGKAGTLITIEGTGFGTDPGRYTAAISGVSAEVISATANAVVLRAPAKAITGPLTLQYQERSFNIGQYTYQALSVQRVTPLNGPAGSAINISGEGFGGTGKPASVFVNGKEAIVITASDTLLIAEVPADAGTGVVMVKVDGAVASGQEFTYQAITAIRPQTGGKNTKVTITGTGFDGLATGNVVTFNGKPAVVTEAGKQQLVVVAPEGVETGPLVVTIHEQKTVGPVFTVVPPPVINVVSPLSGPRGAEMTITGARYSSVKEENKVFLNGVEVAISAATEKELKLIIPGGTGNGIVKVVVNDQETSGPQFKDQALGITAVSPESGLAGTMVTITGTGFSNNPADNIVSFNGISTTVMTATETSLVLAAPAGLSTGELKVVVKGAAASAPRDFRRAGVMTLAGGPASNDLTTQISRIVVDDDKNVYVSNNTQVLKISSDSKSVTVLAGSATGAGGRKDGTGTEALFDYIRGMVIGKDGNIYVMDGGLRKITLAGKVTTVSTQFTGTSLTVDADGNLYATRGFDGFFRYNINGIIRVNANAFYEDCRPALDKAGNIYISKDQYESSVSFIAKGAMLGAYPRPLIGNAANPGYQDGPFATALLNYSLTALLTDNNNDLYILDGISYAIRKADLTAKEVSTVIKGEPGYEDGSFDKAKFAYGLSDMAIDKDGDIYVVDKGNKAIRKIFLK, from the coding sequence ATGAAAAGAATATTACAATATCCGGTATGGGGCTTATTGTTTTTGTTGCTACTGGCAGCAACAACCGGCTGCAGAAAGAAACAGGATAGCGATGACACGCTGGTGGCTAAAGTGCTACGTTATTATCCCAACAGTGGTAAAGCAGGAACGTTGATTACGATTGAAGGCACCGGCTTTGGTACAGATCCTGGCCGTTATACCGCTGCTATATCGGGCGTGTCTGCGGAAGTGATCAGTGCCACTGCCAATGCGGTTGTATTACGTGCGCCTGCAAAAGCCATCACCGGTCCATTAACGCTGCAATACCAGGAGCGCTCGTTTAATATCGGTCAGTATACCTATCAGGCACTGAGTGTGCAACGGGTAACACCGCTCAACGGACCCGCAGGTTCCGCGATAAATATCAGCGGAGAAGGATTTGGTGGTACCGGCAAACCGGCATCCGTATTTGTCAATGGGAAAGAAGCCATCGTGATAACAGCCAGCGATACCCTGCTGATAGCAGAAGTACCCGCAGATGCCGGTACGGGTGTGGTGATGGTGAAAGTAGATGGTGCAGTGGCAAGCGGCCAGGAGTTTACCTATCAGGCTATAACAGCCATCCGGCCGCAGACAGGCGGGAAAAATACGAAGGTAACTATTACGGGAACAGGATTCGACGGATTGGCTACCGGTAATGTGGTGACCTTTAACGGTAAACCGGCGGTGGTAACGGAAGCCGGAAAACAACAACTCGTGGTGGTAGCGCCGGAAGGTGTGGAAACAGGGCCGCTGGTGGTCACTATCCATGAGCAGAAAACAGTAGGACCTGTTTTTACCGTGGTACCACCGCCTGTTATTAATGTGGTATCTCCGCTGAGTGGTCCCCGTGGCGCTGAAATGACCATCACCGGTGCGCGTTACAGTAGTGTAAAAGAAGAGAATAAAGTATTCCTCAATGGGGTGGAAGTAGCCATATCAGCCGCCACAGAGAAGGAGTTAAAATTGATCATCCCCGGAGGTACCGGCAATGGGATCGTAAAAGTGGTGGTAAATGATCAGGAAACATCCGGCCCGCAGTTTAAAGATCAGGCATTGGGTATTACCGCCGTTAGTCCTGAAAGTGGACTGGCAGGTACGATGGTGACTATCACAGGTACCGGCTTTAGTAATAATCCTGCTGACAATATCGTGTCCTTCAATGGCATCAGTACAACGGTCATGACAGCCACGGAAACATCCCTGGTATTGGCCGCTCCGGCAGGATTAAGTACCGGCGAATTAAAAGTAGTGGTGAAAGGTGCTGCCGCATCCGCGCCCAGGGATTTCAGAAGAGCAGGTGTGATGACACTGGCGGGAGGCCCGGCAAGCAATGATCTCACCACACAGATTTCCAGAATAGTAGTCGACGATGATAAAAACGTATACGTTTCCAATAATACACAGGTACTGAAAATTAGCAGCGATAGTAAAAGTGTGACAGTGTTGGCAGGAAGTGCCACCGGGGCGGGCGGAAGAAAAGACGGCACGGGTACGGAAGCCCTGTTTGACTATATCCGCGGCATGGTGATAGGTAAAGATGGAAACATCTATGTGATGGATGGGGGCTTACGTAAGATCACACTTGCCGGTAAGGTTACTACTGTCAGTACACAGTTTACCGGAACAAGCCTCACTGTAGATGCCGATGGGAATTTGTATGCCACCAGAGGATTTGATGGCTTTTTCAGGTACAATATCAACGGTATCATCCGGGTGAATGCCAACGCATTCTATGAAGATTGCCGCCCGGCTTTGGATAAAGCAGGAAATATTTACATCAGCAAAGACCAGTATGAATCCAGTGTCAGCTTTATTGCAAAAGGAGCGATGCTGGGTGCCTATCCAAGACCATTAATTGGTAATGCCGCTAATCCCGGTTATCAGGATGGACCTTTTGCTACGGCATTACTGAATTATAGTCTTACCGCATTGCTGACAGATAACAACAACGATCTCTATATCCTGGATGGCATCAGCTATGCCATTCGGAAAGCCGATCTGACAGCAAAAGAAGTTTCCACCGTCATTAAAGGAGAACCAGGTTATGAAGATGGCAGCTTTGATAAGGCGAAATTCGCCTATGGCCTGTCAGATATGGCGATCGACAAAGACGGTGATATCTATGTGGTGGATAAAGGCAACAAAGCTATCCGGAAGATCTTCCTGAAATAA
- a CDS encoding fasciclin domain-containing protein: protein MKRIHILLPVLLAAGLCWSSCSKKDAADDMIDNNLITLVVADNFNLSVYGAALRRSNMDNTLKTSGPFTALAPSDGAFSAAGFTVTGMLMANPLLVSRIVNYHLLDGKYELNKLPYLFNQELRSRGGKIFVTHWIKGTDTVITINGARVLAENMAASNGLIQVINHVLAPYVHEQLGSAIMAEQDITLFTQALISSGQLQTINSTGPYTVFAPSNAAMQAQGYTTVQQVSETDPQVLKQLVNYHVIRGRRFIYDYVLSTGPSNTNRQVMFDGNTVGIELAEDAAEPGRFGTIMLTGIGNTQGIHVVKKDILTGNGVLHVIDGVLKITQ from the coding sequence ATGAAAAGAATCCATATACTATTACCGGTACTGCTGGCAGCAGGGTTATGCTGGAGCAGTTGCAGCAAGAAGGATGCCGCTGATGATATGATCGACAACAACCTGATCACACTGGTGGTGGCAGATAACTTTAACCTGTCTGTTTATGGTGCGGCTTTACGACGCAGCAACATGGACAATACCCTGAAAACATCCGGCCCTTTTACGGCACTCGCGCCATCCGACGGCGCATTTTCCGCCGCTGGTTTTACGGTTACGGGTATGCTCATGGCGAATCCGTTGCTGGTAAGCCGTATTGTCAACTATCATCTACTCGATGGAAAATATGAGCTGAATAAGTTACCCTATCTCTTTAATCAGGAACTGCGTTCCCGGGGTGGAAAAATATTTGTAACCCATTGGATCAAAGGAACAGATACCGTGATTACCATTAATGGTGCGCGGGTGCTGGCAGAGAACATGGCGGCATCCAACGGGTTGATACAGGTGATCAATCATGTACTGGCGCCCTATGTACACGAACAGCTGGGTAGTGCTATCATGGCGGAGCAGGATATCACCCTTTTTACCCAGGCGCTTATTAGCTCCGGCCAGTTGCAGACCATCAACAGTACCGGCCCTTATACGGTTTTTGCGCCGTCCAATGCAGCCATGCAGGCACAGGGTTATACGACTGTGCAGCAGGTGAGCGAAACCGATCCGCAGGTATTAAAGCAGTTGGTGAATTACCATGTTATACGCGGCCGGCGATTCATCTACGACTATGTGCTGAGTACCGGACCTTCCAACACCAACCGTCAGGTGATGTTCGATGGTAATACGGTTGGTATCGAACTGGCAGAAGATGCTGCAGAACCGGGTAGATTCGGTACCATCATGCTGACCGGGATAGGGAATACGCAGGGTATTCATGTCGTGAAAAAAGATATCCTGACCGGCAACGGTGTATTGCATGTTATCGATGGTGTTTTAAAAATTACACAGTAG
- a CDS encoding fasciclin domain-containing protein, which translates to MKGKHSSQHILFTTFVLLAALLCSCKHEDLTVPKPNKHIRPAGDFIKNNYDFRLFYAALEYTGLATELNGKGPFTVLAPANQAFNELGVQLPEDFKKMNKDSLRFVMAYHILPMRLFSTDIPANGVDVRYATLAGKQLYASLAMFFPNNPYPQNYFTFGGCVLDNRDIVLANGVMHTLKKLQKPFPGVTVQAWLAARPAYSLYVAGLKKFGLWDALAQPGRFTIFAPDNKAFADAGITAADIAALNPASYIGARLFGAYILYDRQYFITDKTIFQIINEESRYTYKLKDDEGEFVLTAYYSEFTVSVAGKLKGGSQPVFLGSVTAPSNTWAKMDNLCENGIVHQLPGILVRPDQALK; encoded by the coding sequence ATGAAAGGGAAACATTCTTCGCAGCATATTTTATTCACCACGTTCGTACTGTTGGCGGCACTGCTCTGCTCCTGCAAGCATGAAGACCTGACAGTGCCGAAGCCCAATAAGCATATACGGCCGGCAGGAGACTTTATAAAGAACAATTATGATTTCAGGCTTTTTTATGCCGCACTTGAATATACAGGCCTGGCTACAGAATTGAATGGCAAAGGACCTTTTACGGTACTGGCGCCTGCCAACCAGGCTTTCAATGAACTGGGGGTGCAATTGCCGGAAGATTTTAAAAAGATGAATAAAGACAGCCTGCGTTTTGTCATGGCTTACCATATACTGCCTATGCGCCTGTTTTCAACAGATATACCGGCCAATGGGGTGGATGTACGTTATGCAACGCTGGCAGGCAAACAACTGTATGCCTCGCTGGCGATGTTTTTTCCTAATAACCCTTATCCGCAAAACTATTTCACTTTTGGTGGATGCGTATTGGATAACCGGGATATTGTACTGGCCAATGGCGTCATGCATACGCTGAAAAAGCTGCAGAAACCTTTCCCGGGTGTTACCGTGCAGGCCTGGCTGGCGGCAAGGCCGGCGTATAGCCTGTATGTGGCAGGGCTGAAAAAGTTCGGACTATGGGATGCATTGGCGCAGCCTGGCCGGTTTACCATTTTTGCCCCCGACAACAAAGCGTTTGCCGATGCGGGTATCACGGCAGCCGATATCGCTGCTTTAAACCCCGCATCCTATATCGGCGCCCGTCTTTTCGGCGCTTACATCCTGTACGACCGGCAATATTTTATTACCGACAAAACCATTTTTCAAATCATCAATGAAGAAAGCCGGTATACCTATAAGTTAAAGGATGATGAGGGTGAGTTTGTGCTTACTGCTTACTATAGTGAGTTTACCGTGAGCGTAGCGGGTAAGCTGAAAGGCGGCAGCCAGCCGGTGTTTTTGGGAAGCGTTACCGCACCATCCAACACCTGGGCGAAGATGGATAATCTCTGTGAAAACGGAATTGTGCATCAGTTGCCTGGTATACTGGTCAGACCGGATCAGGCATTAAAGTAA
- a CDS encoding DUF4397 domain-containing protein: MITNIPGRLLVPRSFAQTLCLLVLMVGFTACKKEINDNRPDNRVTTVNRAPSATRIVNMGGYVDVVANGEKLTSYVYRSPNDPDAFKYTGTAYFPEDGRLGSSWQIPQDLFRKDGTLLLKLDADRANGSLPELTIKDDYQHPKDYYLLLSQHLAEGQPDYVEIERGVTQPSRPDHFKIRILNLCAKPKEDIISPRGQIEDLTGPVSLAYADGLPVSDKTTNISVAQRVSEYIELPYGAYQFKVLTADGRQIPGAAALSPDNRLIDPPTSSIGLASNGEVVLSDLTFAPVISYQAGGIYTIVVAPYSFDYLVSAQEQRGGAIQNGFRVITDVSAPPNTTYFRLQGCNVLPGSGGVSFRVNGNVLVRQLAYGQPSSYGNYVQGNTRVEALNAAGAVLAAAEYTLRPGQNYTAWLYPDVQGGAKLVLVVNELSGQLYSAGTVNNGSNGGLVFKQVREDFMFDRRFLNLSQDIPYLTFTFGNGLSAGTAAVNLQPGIPVTTSPYIHNNTLLYHPYEIMAYRSAPDVVPGAWAKDITVLNSDRFVARRELYEAVHRAVPTQEPGIFTIALIGRTGKDVPAAEKAKMIIVKHNR, from the coding sequence ATGATAACGAATATTCCGGGACGGCTGCTGGTACCACGCAGCTTCGCCCAGACACTATGTTTGCTGGTACTGATGGTTGGTTTCACAGCATGTAAAAAAGAAATCAATGATAACCGGCCGGACAACCGGGTGACCACCGTTAACCGTGCCCCATCGGCTACCCGTATTGTGAATATGGGCGGTTATGTAGATGTAGTGGCCAATGGTGAAAAGTTAACCAGTTATGTTTATCGTTCTCCCAATGATCCGGATGCATTCAAATATACAGGCACTGCTTATTTTCCCGAAGACGGCCGGCTGGGAAGCAGCTGGCAGATCCCGCAGGACCTGTTCCGTAAAGATGGTACCCTGTTGCTGAAGCTGGATGCAGACAGAGCGAATGGCAGTTTACCGGAACTGACGATCAAAGATGACTATCAACACCCTAAAGATTATTATCTGCTGCTTAGCCAGCACCTCGCGGAGGGCCAGCCGGATTATGTAGAGATAGAAAGAGGCGTTACCCAACCTTCCCGGCCGGATCATTTTAAGATTCGTATCCTCAACCTGTGTGCAAAGCCTAAAGAGGATATTATTTCCCCCCGTGGTCAGATAGAAGACCTGACAGGTCCGGTAAGCCTGGCTTATGCAGATGGCCTGCCGGTGTCTGACAAAACTACCAACATCAGTGTGGCACAGCGGGTGTCTGAATATATAGAGCTACCCTATGGTGCCTATCAGTTCAAGGTACTGACAGCAGATGGCCGGCAGATACCGGGAGCTGCTGCCTTGTCGCCGGACAACAGACTGATTGATCCGCCTACCTCTTCCATCGGTTTGGCCAGCAACGGAGAGGTGGTATTATCTGATCTCACTTTTGCACCTGTTATCAGTTATCAGGCGGGTGGCATTTATACCATCGTTGTTGCTCCCTACAGTTTCGACTACCTGGTTTCCGCGCAGGAGCAGCGGGGAGGGGCTATACAGAATGGATTCAGGGTGATCACAGATGTGAGCGCACCGCCTAATACCACTTATTTCCGCCTGCAGGGATGTAATGTATTGCCAGGTTCCGGCGGCGTGAGCTTCCGGGTGAATGGCAACGTATTGGTCCGTCAGCTGGCTTACGGCCAGCCTTCTTCCTATGGCAATTATGTACAGGGGAATACCCGTGTAGAAGCGTTGAATGCCGCCGGCGCAGTGCTGGCCGCCGCTGAATATACCTTACGGCCGGGACAAAATTATACGGCATGGCTTTACCCGGATGTACAGGGAGGAGCGAAGCTGGTATTGGTGGTCAATGAACTGAGCGGGCAATTATATAGTGCCGGTACTGTCAATAATGGGAGTAATGGAGGGCTTGTTTTCAAACAGGTGCGGGAAGATTTTATGTTCGACAGGCGTTTCCTGAATCTTTCGCAGGATATTCCCTACCTCACCTTCACGTTTGGGAATGGCCTTTCGGCCGGTACGGCGGCAGTGAATCTGCAACCAGGTATCCCTGTTACAACGTCGCCTTACATCCACAATAACACGCTGCTTTATCATCCGTATGAAATCATGGCTTACCGTTCTGCTCCCGACGTAGTACCCGGCGCCTGGGCAAAGGATATAACGGTGCTGAACAGCGATCGTTTTGTTGCCCGCCGGGAATTGTATGAAGCCGTGCATAGGGCGGTGCCAACGCAGGAACCGGGGATTTTTACCATCGCGCTCATTGGCCGTACCGGCAAGGATGTACCAGCAGCGGAGAAAGCAAAAATGATCATTGTTAAACATAACAGGTAA
- a CDS encoding carboxypeptidase-like regulatory domain-containing protein — MENFLTGSSYHLKHYRILLFCLLCLFRTTGAYAWQSADPRLSIRFEKEDLFSCLKKLETTTGMSFYYQPSELKAVNSKITFVFTNQPLSGILDKVLRPNGFSWQWMNGRIAIRKTTAEDAQQHRQQLRIAGKVLDNNKTPLPGVTIRMKGSQTGVISDGNGLFAMAVPMEGGVLQCSNMGYKMQEVAVNAASGSLIIVLQATSSTLSEVTVQARRHTNTEIAVLDERRRSAIVQDAISAQQIERTASITTTQALQRVAGVTVTDDKYVAVRGLGDRSVIGQLNGVRLASSDPDKSAIPLDLVPASLLDNITIYKTVTPDKPADAAAGIVELKTKSVPDSLTLEVVVQTGYNSNVAGGSYNSFWNSEMGFLGNRINHKNLSPAFKALAQEYPDGPDGIQKMVQNSHYSIDGWKEVNRVNGIMQGFDPVMSTRYRKAPLNQLYSATYGNRFTVFKKHQLGVILGGNYYHRITDIRGGDLTQYSIYQGVVTGNPDIYSFRNIPNYITSNSLYMGRYQTYKENTGTETLNYGVLSGLTYRFSPRHEISMQYMGSWGGENVATHMQGRYEYTGLPGEVGSTIYSLKQSYRTLNTFNLQGEHKFLPGAYSPRLSYNVATSRSGQNNPDYRFLSMADYTPKGGGWYKRPALSGENGERYVYTKHLYALTSGYVNGFGAYGTIQAEPNGRRWRQLDEVNYNYKVDLALPFKLLGQRQEFKTGVNYLFRDRTFRENQLLLPGSNFNRDKAIPLYDAEGNPDRLVGNDIVGVKLSTGQQGDGMAPVSGFMYNSRKSPNNYSGYYETNAFYGMVDLQLTEQLRVAGGVRFEMTDIGSAVDTADVFLDPALTVPGSGGGKTPLVPSEPNAAYKTGYKPYYSANLTYTLNRNMNFRAAFNTTLARPELREITNVFEFDAFQMGLVVGNPGLVNQYTENLDFRWEWFPNRGEVIAVSLFGKQIKNQLVKVFNLKTDGLAATYPEFPTIQFQNDPNIGRVWGIELEIVKDLGRWWDPLTNFFLGSNLLLAQSDIKKSAERYTANRSLDRYTPKNSPLFEQAPYSVNAWLNYNNKKTGTDLTATFNMVGERLIQINLTGEPDLFTQPVPVLDFVLSQQLSKRIFFKGYAKNVLNPAVKTVYANAGTGGKWYGNEYINRSYKRGAEMMLGFTYKLF, encoded by the coding sequence ATGGAAAATTTTTTAACAGGATCATCTTACCACCTGAAACATTACAGGATATTACTGTTTTGTCTTTTATGCTTGTTCCGGACAACAGGGGCCTATGCCTGGCAATCTGCTGATCCCCGTCTGAGTATCCGCTTTGAAAAAGAAGACCTGTTCAGTTGTCTGAAAAAACTGGAGACAACCACCGGCATGTCATTCTATTATCAACCGAGTGAATTGAAGGCGGTAAACAGTAAGATCACTTTTGTATTTACAAATCAGCCCTTATCCGGTATACTGGATAAAGTGCTTCGCCCCAATGGATTTTCCTGGCAGTGGATGAATGGCCGGATCGCCATCCGGAAAACCACTGCGGAAGATGCCCAGCAACACCGGCAACAGCTCCGCATTGCCGGTAAGGTATTGGATAATAACAAAACGCCGTTACCGGGTGTAACCATCCGGATGAAAGGCAGCCAGACCGGCGTTATCAGTGATGGTAACGGATTGTTTGCGATGGCTGTTCCGATGGAAGGTGGCGTATTGCAATGTTCCAATATGGGTTATAAGATGCAGGAAGTGGCAGTGAATGCTGCTTCCGGTAGCTTAATCATTGTGTTGCAGGCCACTTCTTCTACGTTAAGTGAAGTGACGGTGCAGGCACGCCGGCATACCAATACCGAAATTGCGGTATTGGACGAACGTCGCCGTTCAGCAATTGTGCAGGATGCTATTTCTGCCCAGCAGATCGAACGTACCGCCAGCATCACCACCACCCAGGCATTGCAGCGGGTGGCGGGTGTAACGGTAACGGATGATAAATATGTGGCCGTGCGCGGCCTGGGCGACAGAAGTGTAATTGGCCAGCTCAATGGTGTGCGCCTGGCTTCCTCTGATCCGGATAAAAGCGCTATTCCGCTCGACCTGGTGCCGGCTTCTTTGCTGGATAACATTACTATCTATAAAACCGTCACTCCCGATAAACCAGCCGATGCGGCGGCTGGTATCGTGGAGCTGAAAACAAAGTCTGTTCCCGACAGTCTCACGCTGGAAGTGGTGGTGCAAACCGGTTATAATTCCAATGTAGCGGGTGGCAGCTATAATAGTTTCTGGAACAGTGAAATGGGGTTTCTGGGCAACCGCATCAACCACAAAAATCTCTCGCCGGCATTCAAAGCGCTGGCGCAGGAATATCCCGATGGACCTGATGGCATACAGAAGATGGTGCAGAATAGTCACTACAGCATTGATGGCTGGAAGGAGGTAAACCGGGTGAATGGCATCATGCAGGGCTTCGACCCGGTGATGAGTACCCGTTACCGTAAGGCGCCCCTGAATCAGTTATATTCCGCTACCTATGGCAACCGGTTTACGGTATTTAAAAAACATCAGCTGGGCGTTATTCTGGGTGGAAATTACTACCACCGGATCACCGATATCCGGGGTGGTGACCTGACCCAATATAGTATCTATCAGGGCGTGGTAACAGGCAATCCGGATATCTACAGCTTTCGCAATATCCCCAATTATATTACTTCCAACAGCCTGTATATGGGCCGGTATCAAACCTATAAGGAAAATACCGGTACAGAAACGCTCAACTATGGAGTATTGTCAGGATTAACCTATCGGTTTTCTCCCCGGCATGAAATCAGCATGCAATACATGGGTAGCTGGGGCGGAGAGAATGTGGCCACCCACATGCAGGGCCGCTATGAATATACCGGTTTACCAGGTGAAGTAGGCAGCACCATTTATTCCCTGAAACAGTCGTACCGGACGCTGAATACATTTAACCTGCAGGGCGAACATAAGTTCCTGCCCGGCGCGTACTCCCCGCGTTTAAGTTATAACGTGGCCACTTCCCGTTCCGGACAAAACAACCCGGATTACCGGTTTCTCAGCATGGCTGATTATACCCCTAAAGGAGGCGGCTGGTACAAACGGCCTGCTTTAAGCGGAGAGAATGGGGAGCGGTACGTATATACGAAACATTTATATGCGCTGACTTCCGGTTATGTTAATGGATTTGGCGCCTATGGTACTATTCAGGCAGAACCGAATGGCCGCCGCTGGCGTCAGCTGGATGAAGTGAACTATAACTACAAGGTAGATCTGGCACTTCCATTTAAACTGTTGGGACAACGGCAGGAATTTAAAACGGGCGTGAACTACCTGTTTCGCGACCGTACCTTCCGGGAGAATCAGTTGTTGCTGCCCGGCTCTAATTTTAACCGGGATAAAGCCATTCCGCTCTATGATGCGGAAGGAAATCCGGATCGCCTCGTGGGCAATGATATCGTGGGAGTAAAGCTATCTACCGGTCAGCAGGGAGATGGAATGGCGCCTGTCAGTGGTTTTATGTATAACAGCCGGAAGTCGCCCAATAACTACAGCGGCTATTATGAAACCAATGCTTTTTATGGCATGGTGGACCTGCAACTGACGGAGCAGTTACGGGTAGCCGGAGGCGTACGTTTTGAAATGACCGATATCGGTTCCGCAGTAGATACCGCTGATGTGTTTTTAGACCCTGCACTGACCGTTCCTGGATCTGGTGGAGGGAAGACGCCATTGGTGCCTTCTGAGCCCAATGCAGCGTATAAAACAGGCTATAAACCTTATTATTCAGCCAACCTTACCTACACCCTCAACCGGAATATGAATTTCCGGGCTGCCTTCAACACCACGCTGGCCAGACCGGAGTTGCGGGAGATCACCAATGTATTTGAATTTGATGCCTTTCAGATGGGACTGGTAGTGGGTAATCCCGGACTGGTAAACCAGTATACGGAGAACCTGGATTTTCGTTGGGAATGGTTTCCCAACAGAGGAGAGGTGATCGCCGTATCTCTTTTCGGGAAACAGATAAAAAATCAATTGGTGAAAGTATTTAACCTGAAAACAGATGGTCTGGCCGCTACCTACCCGGAGTTTCCTACCATTCAGTTTCAGAATGATCCGAACATTGGCCGGGTATGGGGTATCGAACTGGAGATCGTAAAAGACCTCGGGCGATGGTGGGATCCGTTGACGAACTTCTTCCTCGGATCTAATCTGTTACTGGCACAAAGTGATATCAAAAAATCGGCGGAACGTTATACTGCCAATCGTTCGCTGGACAGATATACGCCTAAAAACAGCCCGCTGTTTGAGCAGGCGCCTTATTCCGTTAATGCCTGGCTGAATTACAACAACAAGAAAACCGGTACTGATCTTACCGCCACATTTAATATGGTAGGAGAGCGGCTCATACAGATCAACCTGACCGGTGAGCCGGATCTGTTTACACAACCTGTGCCCGTACTGGACTTTGTTTTAAGTCAGCAATTGAGTAAGCGGATATTTTTTAAAGGCTATGCCAAGAATGTATTAAATCCTGCTGTGAAAACGGTGTATGCCAATGCGGGCACCGGTGGCAAATGGTATGGCAATGAATACATCAATCGTAGTTACAAGCGTGGCGCCGAAATGATGCTTGGTTTTACCTATAAACTGTTTTAA
- a CDS encoding FecR family protein: MNRHQLSALLERFLQQEASPHEKKMVEAYMLLSEKEATDFSDEEKTETKARIWSSIDQQAGGSGSFRSHPAFYARRSWWLRVAAIWIFIAGTTIAGFLLRDDILDQLSPIAWKEETTGPYEIKRIVLPDSSMVNLAPNSAISFPSRYRGHVRQTRLSGMAFFNVAPDVKRPFVVASGQLDIKVLGTSFEVRNVPSQQRIGVTVATGKVQVQCAGYSPAILTANQEARYNNVSGLLEVREYVDAAAATAWHKNVLIFHDTPLEVVLKTLQAHYNMKMTIGVNAIKKAATFSGAFNGNESQKEILDVICFSSGLKYTVTRDSTVVIKK; this comes from the coding sequence ATGAACAGACATCAGTTATCCGCCTTGTTGGAAAGATTCCTGCAGCAGGAGGCGTCGCCGCACGAAAAGAAGATGGTGGAAGCCTATATGTTGCTGTCTGAAAAGGAAGCGACAGATTTTTCTGACGAGGAAAAAACGGAAACGAAAGCGCGCATCTGGAGTAGTATTGACCAGCAGGCAGGGGGGAGTGGAAGCTTCCGCAGCCATCCTGCATTTTATGCCAGGAGATCCTGGTGGCTCAGGGTGGCTGCTATTTGGATATTTATCGCCGGTACTACGATAGCGGGCTTTCTGTTGCGTGATGATATCCTGGATCAGTTGTCGCCTATTGCCTGGAAAGAGGAAACAACAGGCCCCTATGAGATTAAACGTATTGTATTGCCCGATAGTAGTATGGTGAATCTGGCGCCTAATTCGGCGATCAGCTTTCCGTCCCGTTACCGTGGGCATGTGCGGCAAACCCGGTTATCCGGGATGGCTTTTTTCAATGTTGCTCCTGATGTGAAGCGGCCCTTTGTAGTGGCCAGTGGTCAGTTAGATATTAAGGTACTGGGTACTTCATTTGAAGTGAGGAATGTACCGTCGCAACAGCGTATAGGCGTAACAGTAGCTACCGGAAAAGTACAGGTGCAATGTGCGGGTTATTCACCGGCCATCCTGACGGCCAATCAGGAGGCGCGCTACAACAACGTTTCCGGGTTGCTGGAAGTACGGGAATATGTAGATGCTGCCGCTGCTACGGCCTGGCACAAAAATGTGCTGATATTCCATGATACGCCGCTGGAAGTGGTGTTGAAAACACTACAGGCGCATTACAATATGAAGATGACCATCGGGGTAAATGCAATAAAAAAAGCAGCCACTTTCAGTGGTGCGTTTAATGGCAATGAATCACAAAAAGAAATACTGGACGTCATTTGTTTTTCGTCTGGTCTGAAATATACCGTCACCCGGGACAGTACCGTGGTAATTAAAAAATAA